The following coding sequences are from one Canis lupus baileyi chromosome 19, mCanLup2.hap1, whole genome shotgun sequence window:
- the SH2D3A gene encoding SH2 domain-containing protein 3A isoform X3, whose translation MQVPQDGEDFASQPWYHGPLSRQKAEALLQQDGDFLVRASRSRGGHPVISCRWQGSALHFEVLRVALRPRPGRPTALFQLEDERFPSLPSLVLSYVTGQRPLSQATGAVASRPVIRQGPIRRSFSEDTLLESPARIELPRARKRSDSQPAGLEHMGLSGEDHSGPGASPVPTCALPRMGSDPVLLKTPASLGSVVDGLRASDGQLHAKAPNKPPRTPSLVLHDASGRPPTYCELVPRVPSAQETPTGHSGPETEASWWEANEEEEEEDRSFARPKAEVFFCPPNNLFCLLGPQNRPLEPKVLSTLRDLFLEHHPGSTALHLLLVDCQATGLLGVTKAQRGAMGVTSGLELLTLPHGHRLRLELLERHEALALAGALAVLGCSGPLEERAATLRGLVELALALRPGAAGDLPGLAAVMGALLMPQVSRLERTWRQLRRSHTQAALAFEQELKPLMRALDEGAGPCAPGEVALPHVVPAVRLLEGQELPGPLDESCERLLRTLHRARLVARDAPQFREAAARRLRGGSIPRHNP comes from the exons ATGCAGGTGCCACAGGATGGAGAGGACTTTGCCAGCCAGCCGTGGTACCACGGCCCCCTATCCCGTCAG AAGGCTGAGGCCCTCCTGCAGCAAGATGGGGACTTCCTGGTTCGTGCCTCCAGATCCCGTGGGGGCCACCCAGTGATCTCCTGCCGCTGGCAGGGCTCAGCCTTACACTTCGAGGTGCTCCGTGTGGCCCTCCGTCCCCGTCCAGGCCGGCCCACAGCCCTCTTTCAGCTAGAAGATGAACGTTTCCCAAGCCTGCCCTCCCTAGTTCTCAGCTATGTGACTGGGCAGCGTCCACTGTCCCAAGCCACAGGGGCTGTGGCCTCCAGGCCCGTGATACGACAAGGACCTATTCGACGCAGCTTTAGTGAGGATACCCTCCTAGAGAGCCCAGCTCGGATAGAGCTGCCCAG GGCTAGGAAGCGGAGTGACAGTCAGCCCGCAGGTTTGGAGCACATGGGGCTGTCAGGAGAAGACCACTCAGGACCAG GAGCCTCACCTGTGCCCACATGTGCCCTCCCTCGGATGGGTAGTGACCCGGTGTTGCTGAAGACGCCAGCTTCTCTGGGGTCTGTTGTTGATGGCCTCAGGGCCTCCGATGGGCAGCTTCATGCCAAGGCACCAAACAAACCACCTCGAACACCCTCACTGGTGCTGCATGATGCATCTGGACGCCCCCCAACATACTGTGAGCTGGTACCCCGAGTGCCCAGTGCCCAAGAAACACCCACTGGCCACAGTGGCCCAGAGACAGAGGCCTCATGGTGGGAAGccaatgaggaagaggaggaagaggacagaaGCTTTGCAAGACCAAAGGCCGAGGTCTTTTTCTGCCCCCCTAACAACCTCTTCTGCCTGCTGGGCCCCCAGAATCGGCCCCTGGAACCTAAAGTCCTGAGTACTCTCCGTGACCTCTTCCTGGAGCACCATCCTGGGAGCACAGCCCTCCACCTATTATTGGTGGACTGCCAG GCTACAGGCCTCCTAGGAGTGACCAAGGCTCAGCGGGGCGCCATGGGGGTCACCTCTGGCCTGGAGCTGCTCACACTTCCCCATGGGCATCGCTTGAGGTTGGAGCTTCTGGAGAG ACACGAGGCGCTGGCGCTGGCCGGGGCGCTGGCCGTGCTGGGCTGCTCGGGGCCGCTGGAGGAGCGCGCGGCCACCCTGCGGGGCCTGGTGGAGCTGGCGCTGGCGCTGCGGCCAGGGGCGGCAGGGGACCTGCCTGGACTGGCTGCGGTCATGGGCGCCCTGCTCATGCCCCAG GTGTCCCGGCTGGAACGCACGTGGCGCCAGCTCAGGAGGAGCCACACACAGGCCGCGCTGGCCTTCGAGCAGGAGCTGAAGCCGCTGATGCGGGCGCTGGACGAGGGCGCTG GACCCTGCGCCCCGGGCGAGGTGGCGCTGCCGCACGTCGTGCCCGCGGTGCGCCTGCTGGAAGGCCAGGAACTCCCGGGGCCGCTAGACGAGAGCTGCGAGCGGCTGCTGCGCACCCTGCACCGGGCGCGTCTGGTGGCCCGGGACGCGCCCCAGTTCCGTGAGGCAGCGGCCCGGCGCCTGCGAG gtggtTCCATCCCCAGGCACAACCCCTAA
- the SH2D3A gene encoding SH2 domain-containing protein 3A isoform X4, with translation MQVPQDGEDFASQPWYHGPLSRQKAEALLQQDGDFLVRASRSRGGHPVISCRWQGSALHFEVLRVALRPRPGRPTALFQLEDERFPSLPSLVLSYVTGQRPLSQATGAVASRPVIRQGPIRRSFSEDTLLESPARIELPRARKRSDSQPAGLEHMGLSGEDHSGPGASPVPTCALPRMGSDPVLLKTPASLGSVVDGLRASDGQLHAKAPNKPPRTPSLVLHDASGRPPTYCELVPRVPSAQETPTGHSGPETEASWWEANEEEEEEDRSFARPKAEVFFCPPNNLFCLLGPQNRPLEPKVLSTLRDLFLEHHPGSTALHLLLVDCQATGLLGVTKAQRGAMGVTSGLELLTLPHGHRLRLELLERHEALALAGALAVLGCSGPLEERAATLRGLVELALALRPGAAGDLPGLAAVMGALLMPQVSRLERTWRQLRRSHTQAALAFEQELKPLMRALDEGAGPCAPGEVALPHVVPAVRLLEGQELPGPLDESCERLLRTLHRARLVARDAPQFREAAARRLRVLIPDPCHR, from the exons ATGCAGGTGCCACAGGATGGAGAGGACTTTGCCAGCCAGCCGTGGTACCACGGCCCCCTATCCCGTCAG AAGGCTGAGGCCCTCCTGCAGCAAGATGGGGACTTCCTGGTTCGTGCCTCCAGATCCCGTGGGGGCCACCCAGTGATCTCCTGCCGCTGGCAGGGCTCAGCCTTACACTTCGAGGTGCTCCGTGTGGCCCTCCGTCCCCGTCCAGGCCGGCCCACAGCCCTCTTTCAGCTAGAAGATGAACGTTTCCCAAGCCTGCCCTCCCTAGTTCTCAGCTATGTGACTGGGCAGCGTCCACTGTCCCAAGCCACAGGGGCTGTGGCCTCCAGGCCCGTGATACGACAAGGACCTATTCGACGCAGCTTTAGTGAGGATACCCTCCTAGAGAGCCCAGCTCGGATAGAGCTGCCCAG GGCTAGGAAGCGGAGTGACAGTCAGCCCGCAGGTTTGGAGCACATGGGGCTGTCAGGAGAAGACCACTCAGGACCAG GAGCCTCACCTGTGCCCACATGTGCCCTCCCTCGGATGGGTAGTGACCCGGTGTTGCTGAAGACGCCAGCTTCTCTGGGGTCTGTTGTTGATGGCCTCAGGGCCTCCGATGGGCAGCTTCATGCCAAGGCACCAAACAAACCACCTCGAACACCCTCACTGGTGCTGCATGATGCATCTGGACGCCCCCCAACATACTGTGAGCTGGTACCCCGAGTGCCCAGTGCCCAAGAAACACCCACTGGCCACAGTGGCCCAGAGACAGAGGCCTCATGGTGGGAAGccaatgaggaagaggaggaagaggacagaaGCTTTGCAAGACCAAAGGCCGAGGTCTTTTTCTGCCCCCCTAACAACCTCTTCTGCCTGCTGGGCCCCCAGAATCGGCCCCTGGAACCTAAAGTCCTGAGTACTCTCCGTGACCTCTTCCTGGAGCACCATCCTGGGAGCACAGCCCTCCACCTATTATTGGTGGACTGCCAG GCTACAGGCCTCCTAGGAGTGACCAAGGCTCAGCGGGGCGCCATGGGGGTCACCTCTGGCCTGGAGCTGCTCACACTTCCCCATGGGCATCGCTTGAGGTTGGAGCTTCTGGAGAG ACACGAGGCGCTGGCGCTGGCCGGGGCGCTGGCCGTGCTGGGCTGCTCGGGGCCGCTGGAGGAGCGCGCGGCCACCCTGCGGGGCCTGGTGGAGCTGGCGCTGGCGCTGCGGCCAGGGGCGGCAGGGGACCTGCCTGGACTGGCTGCGGTCATGGGCGCCCTGCTCATGCCCCAG GTGTCCCGGCTGGAACGCACGTGGCGCCAGCTCAGGAGGAGCCACACACAGGCCGCGCTGGCCTTCGAGCAGGAGCTGAAGCCGCTGATGCGGGCGCTGGACGAGGGCGCTG GACCCTGCGCCCCGGGCGAGGTGGCGCTGCCGCACGTCGTGCCCGCGGTGCGCCTGCTGGAAGGCCAGGAACTCCCGGGGCCGCTAGACGAGAGCTGCGAGCGGCTGCTGCGCACCCTGCACCGGGCGCGTCTGGTGGCCCGGGACGCGCCCCAGTTCCGTGAGGCAGCGGCCCGGCGCCTGCGAG TCTTAATACCAGATCCGtgccacagatga
- the SH2D3A gene encoding SH2 domain-containing protein 3A isoform X2, whose amino-acid sequence MQVPQDGEDFASQPWYHGPLSRQKAEALLQQDGDFLVRASRSRGGHPVISCRWQGSALHFEVLRVALRPRPGRPTALFQLEDERFPSLPSLVLSYVTGQRPLSQATGAVASRPVIRQGPIRRSFSEDTLLESPARIELPRARKRSDSQPAGLEHMGLSGEDHSGPGASPVPTCALPRMGSDPVLLKTPASLGSVVDGLRASDGQLHAKAPNKPPRTPSLVLHDASGRPPTYCELVPRVPSAQETPTGHSGPETEASWWEANEEEEEEDRSFARPKAEVFFCPPNNLFCLLGPQNRPLEPKVLSTLRDLFLEHHPGSTALHLLLVDCQATGLLGVTKAQRGAMGVTSGLELLTLPHGHRLRLELLERHEALALAGALAVLGCSGPLEERAATLRGLVELALALRPGAAGDLPGLAAVMGALLMPQVSRLERTWRQLRRSHTQAALAFEQELKPLMRALDEGAGPCAPGEVALPHVVPAVRLLEGQELPGPLDESCERLLRTLHRARLVARDAPQFREAAARRLRGFQPNPQLREALTTGFVQRLLWGSQGVGAPHATRLEKFQRVLSALSQRLEPDV is encoded by the exons ATGCAGGTGCCACAGGATGGAGAGGACTTTGCCAGCCAGCCGTGGTACCACGGCCCCCTATCCCGTCAG AAGGCTGAGGCCCTCCTGCAGCAAGATGGGGACTTCCTGGTTCGTGCCTCCAGATCCCGTGGGGGCCACCCAGTGATCTCCTGCCGCTGGCAGGGCTCAGCCTTACACTTCGAGGTGCTCCGTGTGGCCCTCCGTCCCCGTCCAGGCCGGCCCACAGCCCTCTTTCAGCTAGAAGATGAACGTTTCCCAAGCCTGCCCTCCCTAGTTCTCAGCTATGTGACTGGGCAGCGTCCACTGTCCCAAGCCACAGGGGCTGTGGCCTCCAGGCCCGTGATACGACAAGGACCTATTCGACGCAGCTTTAGTGAGGATACCCTCCTAGAGAGCCCAGCTCGGATAGAGCTGCCCAG GGCTAGGAAGCGGAGTGACAGTCAGCCCGCAGGTTTGGAGCACATGGGGCTGTCAGGAGAAGACCACTCAGGACCAG GAGCCTCACCTGTGCCCACATGTGCCCTCCCTCGGATGGGTAGTGACCCGGTGTTGCTGAAGACGCCAGCTTCTCTGGGGTCTGTTGTTGATGGCCTCAGGGCCTCCGATGGGCAGCTTCATGCCAAGGCACCAAACAAACCACCTCGAACACCCTCACTGGTGCTGCATGATGCATCTGGACGCCCCCCAACATACTGTGAGCTGGTACCCCGAGTGCCCAGTGCCCAAGAAACACCCACTGGCCACAGTGGCCCAGAGACAGAGGCCTCATGGTGGGAAGccaatgaggaagaggaggaagaggacagaaGCTTTGCAAGACCAAAGGCCGAGGTCTTTTTCTGCCCCCCTAACAACCTCTTCTGCCTGCTGGGCCCCCAGAATCGGCCCCTGGAACCTAAAGTCCTGAGTACTCTCCGTGACCTCTTCCTGGAGCACCATCCTGGGAGCACAGCCCTCCACCTATTATTGGTGGACTGCCAG GCTACAGGCCTCCTAGGAGTGACCAAGGCTCAGCGGGGCGCCATGGGGGTCACCTCTGGCCTGGAGCTGCTCACACTTCCCCATGGGCATCGCTTGAGGTTGGAGCTTCTGGAGAG ACACGAGGCGCTGGCGCTGGCCGGGGCGCTGGCCGTGCTGGGCTGCTCGGGGCCGCTGGAGGAGCGCGCGGCCACCCTGCGGGGCCTGGTGGAGCTGGCGCTGGCGCTGCGGCCAGGGGCGGCAGGGGACCTGCCTGGACTGGCTGCGGTCATGGGCGCCCTGCTCATGCCCCAG GTGTCCCGGCTGGAACGCACGTGGCGCCAGCTCAGGAGGAGCCACACACAGGCCGCGCTGGCCTTCGAGCAGGAGCTGAAGCCGCTGATGCGGGCGCTGGACGAGGGCGCTG GACCCTGCGCCCCGGGCGAGGTGGCGCTGCCGCACGTCGTGCCCGCGGTGCGCCTGCTGGAAGGCCAGGAACTCCCGGGGCCGCTAGACGAGAGCTGCGAGCGGCTGCTGCGCACCCTGCACCGGGCGCGTCTGGTGGCCCGGGACGCGCCCCAGTTCCGTGAGGCAGCGGCCCGGCGCCTGCGAG gaTTCCAGCCGAACCCGCAGCTGAGGGAGGCCCTGACCACAGGCTTCGTACAGAGGCTCCTCTGGGGAAGCCAAGGCGTGGGGGCGCCACATGCCACCCGTCTGGAGAAGTTCCAAAGAGTCCTCAGTGCCCTTTCGCAGCGCCTGGAGCCAGACGTTTGA
- the SH2D3A gene encoding SH2 domain-containing protein 3A isoform X1: MQVPQDGEDFASQPWYHGPLSRQKAEALLQQDGDFLVRASRSRGGHPVISCRWQGSALHFEVLRVALRPRPGRPTALFQLEDERFPSLPSLVLSYVTGQRPLSQATGAVASRPVIRQGPIRRSFSEDTLLESPARIELPRARKRSDSQPAGLEHMGLSGEDHSGPGASPVPTCALPRMGSDPVLLKTPASLGSVVDGLRASDGQLHAKAPNKPPRTPSLVLHDASGRPPTYCELVPRVPSAQETPTGHSGPETEASWWEANEEEEEEDRSFARPKAEVFFCPPNNLFCLLGPQNRPLEPKVLSTLRDLFLEHHPGSTALHLLLVDCQATGLLGVTKAQRGAMGVTSGLELLTLPHGHRLRLELLERHEALALAGALAVLGCSGPLEERAATLRGLVELALALRPGAAGDLPGLAAVMGALLMPQVSRLERTWRQLRRSHTQAALAFEQELKPLMRALDEGAGPCAPGEVALPHVVPAVRLLEGQELPGPLDESCERLLRTLHRARLVARDAPQFREAAARRLRAEPAAEGGPDHRLRTEAPLGKPRRGGATCHPSGEVPKSPQCPFAAPGARRLKAHPLLQAGTPRLWGTSGATRPCPKPFM; this comes from the exons ATGCAGGTGCCACAGGATGGAGAGGACTTTGCCAGCCAGCCGTGGTACCACGGCCCCCTATCCCGTCAG AAGGCTGAGGCCCTCCTGCAGCAAGATGGGGACTTCCTGGTTCGTGCCTCCAGATCCCGTGGGGGCCACCCAGTGATCTCCTGCCGCTGGCAGGGCTCAGCCTTACACTTCGAGGTGCTCCGTGTGGCCCTCCGTCCCCGTCCAGGCCGGCCCACAGCCCTCTTTCAGCTAGAAGATGAACGTTTCCCAAGCCTGCCCTCCCTAGTTCTCAGCTATGTGACTGGGCAGCGTCCACTGTCCCAAGCCACAGGGGCTGTGGCCTCCAGGCCCGTGATACGACAAGGACCTATTCGACGCAGCTTTAGTGAGGATACCCTCCTAGAGAGCCCAGCTCGGATAGAGCTGCCCAG GGCTAGGAAGCGGAGTGACAGTCAGCCCGCAGGTTTGGAGCACATGGGGCTGTCAGGAGAAGACCACTCAGGACCAG GAGCCTCACCTGTGCCCACATGTGCCCTCCCTCGGATGGGTAGTGACCCGGTGTTGCTGAAGACGCCAGCTTCTCTGGGGTCTGTTGTTGATGGCCTCAGGGCCTCCGATGGGCAGCTTCATGCCAAGGCACCAAACAAACCACCTCGAACACCCTCACTGGTGCTGCATGATGCATCTGGACGCCCCCCAACATACTGTGAGCTGGTACCCCGAGTGCCCAGTGCCCAAGAAACACCCACTGGCCACAGTGGCCCAGAGACAGAGGCCTCATGGTGGGAAGccaatgaggaagaggaggaagaggacagaaGCTTTGCAAGACCAAAGGCCGAGGTCTTTTTCTGCCCCCCTAACAACCTCTTCTGCCTGCTGGGCCCCCAGAATCGGCCCCTGGAACCTAAAGTCCTGAGTACTCTCCGTGACCTCTTCCTGGAGCACCATCCTGGGAGCACAGCCCTCCACCTATTATTGGTGGACTGCCAG GCTACAGGCCTCCTAGGAGTGACCAAGGCTCAGCGGGGCGCCATGGGGGTCACCTCTGGCCTGGAGCTGCTCACACTTCCCCATGGGCATCGCTTGAGGTTGGAGCTTCTGGAGAG ACACGAGGCGCTGGCGCTGGCCGGGGCGCTGGCCGTGCTGGGCTGCTCGGGGCCGCTGGAGGAGCGCGCGGCCACCCTGCGGGGCCTGGTGGAGCTGGCGCTGGCGCTGCGGCCAGGGGCGGCAGGGGACCTGCCTGGACTGGCTGCGGTCATGGGCGCCCTGCTCATGCCCCAG GTGTCCCGGCTGGAACGCACGTGGCGCCAGCTCAGGAGGAGCCACACACAGGCCGCGCTGGCCTTCGAGCAGGAGCTGAAGCCGCTGATGCGGGCGCTGGACGAGGGCGCTG GACCCTGCGCCCCGGGCGAGGTGGCGCTGCCGCACGTCGTGCCCGCGGTGCGCCTGCTGGAAGGCCAGGAACTCCCGGGGCCGCTAGACGAGAGCTGCGAGCGGCTGCTGCGCACCCTGCACCGGGCGCGTCTGGTGGCCCGGGACGCGCCCCAGTTCCGTGAGGCAGCGGCCCGGCGCCTGCGAG CCGAACCCGCAGCTGAGGGAGGCCCTGACCACAGGCTTCGTACAGAGGCTCCTCTGGGGAAGCCAAGGCGTGGGGGCGCCACATGCCACCCGTCTGGAGAAGTTCCAAAGAGTCCTCAGTGCCCTTTCGCAGCGCCTGGAGCCAGACGTTTGAAAGCACACCCCCTTCTTCAAGCTGGGACACCCAGACTTTGGGGAACCTCCGGGGCCACCAGACCTTGCCCCAAGCCGTTCATGTAG